The Streptomyces rubrogriseus genomic sequence CTCCACCTCCGGCGTCTTCGGCGTGCTGGTCGTCCTGATGTCCACCGCGAAGATCAACGACTGGAACCTGTACGGCTCCTCGCTCGGCGTCGTCAACTTCTTCCAGGTGGTCTTCGGCAAGCGCGTGCACCGCGGCGCGGTCACCATCGTCCTCGGCATCGCGGGCACCCTGCTCTCCGCCGTCGGCATCATGACCCACTTCACCGACTTCCTGTCCGTGCTGGGCGTCGCCATCCCGCCGGTGGGCGGCATCATCGTCGCCGAGTACTGGGTGGTGCGCCGCATGCGGGCACCCCTGGACGCCACCCGCGACGCGGAGACCCTGCCCGCCACGTCACCGACCTGGGTGCCCATGTCCCTGGTCATCTGGGCGGCCGCCTTCTGCGTCGGCAAGTTCTACGACGGCGGCATCCCCGCCCTGAACTCGCTGCTGACCGCCTTCGTCCTCTACTGCGTCCTCGGCCTCGCCGGCTGGATCAGGACGTACGGCACCACGGCCCTGGACGACACCACCGAACCCACCCCGGCCGCCTCCGGCACGGCCACCGTAGGAGCACCGTGAGCACCACCGCACCCGCAACCGTCCCGGCCTCCGAGGAGGCGCAGCGGGAGGTCGTCGACCTGTGCGCGGAGCTGATCCGCTTCGACACCTCCAACCCCACCAGCGACGAGCGGGCCTGCGCCGACTGGGTCGTGGCCCGCCTCGCCGAGGCCGGAATCCCCTCCGAGCTGGTGGAGAGCGCCCCGGGCCGCGCCAACGTCGTCGCCCGCATCCCCGGCGCCGACACCTCCCGCGGCGCCCTGCTGGTCCACGGCCACCTGGACGTCGTACCCGCCGACGCGGCCGAGTGGCGGGTGCCGCCGTTCTCCGGGGAGATCAGGGACGGGTACCTGTGGGGCCGCGGCGCGATCGACATGAAGGACACGGTGGCCGTCATGCTGGCCACCGCCAGGCACTTCGCCCGCACCGGCACCCGGCCCGCCCGCGAGATCGTCCTCGCCTTCCTCGCCGACGAGGAGGCCGGCGGCAGGTTCGGTGCCCACTGGCTGGTGGAGCACCGGCCCGAGCTGTTCGCGGGCGTCACCGAGGCGATCGGCGAGGGCGGCGGCTTCAGCTACGCGCTGGACGACACCCGGCGCCTCTACCCGATCGAGAACGCCCAGCGCGGCATGGCCTGGATGGAGCTGACGGCCGCCGGGCGCGCCGGGCACGGATCCTCCCCGAACGACGAGAACGCGGTCACCGACCTGGCCGAGTCGCTCACCCGCATCGGGCGCCACACCTTCCCCGTCCGGCTGATCGAGCCGGTGCGCGCCCTGCTCTCCGAGGCGGCCCGCCTCCAGGGGGTCGACCTCGACCTCGACGCCGAGGACCTGGACGCCGAACTGGCCAAGCTCGGACACGTGGCCGACTTCATGCAGGTCGTGCTGCGCAACTCGGCCAACCCGACCATGTTCACCGCGGGCTACCAGACCAACGTCATCCCTGGCCGGGCCACCGCCCGCGTCGACGGCCGCTTCCTGCCGGGGCACGAGCAGGAGCTGATCGACACCATCGACGCCCTGCTCCTGCCCTCGGTGTCCCGGGAGTGGGTCAACCACGACATCGCGATGGAGACCTCCTTCGACGGACCTCTCGTCGACGCCATGTGCGCCGCCGTCCGCGCCGAAGACCCCGACGGCCACCCGGTGCCGTACTGCAATCCGGGCGGCACCGACGCCAAGGCCTTCACCAAGCTCGACATCCGCTGCTTCGGCTTCAAGGGGCTCAAGCTGCCCCACGATCTCGACTACGGGCGGCTCTTCCACGGCGTCGACGAGCGGGTGCCGCTGGAGGGCCTGCGGTTCGGGGTGCGGGTGATGACCCGGCTCTGGCAGGACTGCTGACGCGCCACGGCCGACGGGAATGCCCCGGCGGCCGCCGGCGTTGTGCCGCGTGACTGACATGCGCGGGACAGAACGGCAGCCCGCGCCGCGGTCGGAAGGAGCACCATGGCACGCAGCACCGCACGCCCGGTCGTCAGACTGAAGTCGTCCGCCGGGACCGGCGTCACCTACGTCACCCGCAAGAACCGCCTCAACGACCCCGACCGGCTCGTCCTGCGCAAGTACGACCCGGTGGCGGGGGAGCACGTGCCGTTCCGCGAGGAGCGCTGAGCGGCACCGAGAAGTGCCGAGAAGTGAGGAGGCAGTCGTGAAGGTCCGCAACTCCCTGCGCGCCCTCAAGGCCAGGCCCGGCGCCCAGGTGGTGCGCCGCCGGGGCGTGACGTACGTGATCAACAAGAAGGACCCGCGCTTCAAGGCCCGTCAGGGCTGAGCACCCGCG encodes the following:
- the ykgO gene encoding type B 50S ribosomal protein L36; the encoded protein is MKVRNSLRALKARPGAQVVRRRGVTYVINKKDPRFKARQG
- the rpmG gene encoding 50S ribosomal protein L33 translates to MARSTARPVVRLKSSAGTGVTYVTRKNRLNDPDRLVLRKYDPVAGEHVPFREER
- a CDS encoding M20/M25/M40 family metallo-hydrolase, with the protein product MSTTAPATVPASEEAQREVVDLCAELIRFDTSNPTSDERACADWVVARLAEAGIPSELVESAPGRANVVARIPGADTSRGALLVHGHLDVVPADAAEWRVPPFSGEIRDGYLWGRGAIDMKDTVAVMLATARHFARTGTRPAREIVLAFLADEEAGGRFGAHWLVEHRPELFAGVTEAIGEGGGFSYALDDTRRLYPIENAQRGMAWMELTAAGRAGHGSSPNDENAVTDLAESLTRIGRHTFPVRLIEPVRALLSEAARLQGVDLDLDAEDLDAELAKLGHVADFMQVVLRNSANPTMFTAGYQTNVIPGRATARVDGRFLPGHEQELIDTIDALLLPSVSREWVNHDIAMETSFDGPLVDAMCAAVRAEDPDGHPVPYCNPGGTDAKAFTKLDIRCFGFKGLKLPHDLDYGRLFHGVDERVPLEGLRFGVRVMTRLWQDC